Proteins encoded in a region of the Podarcis muralis chromosome 2, rPodMur119.hap1.1, whole genome shotgun sequence genome:
- the LOC114592356 gene encoding surfeit locus protein 2 yields MCEAAREGPADAVRRFLREHPALRLLPAGDRVRCALTGHELPCRLPELQAYTNGKKYSRLVRAAGALDYGEYGPHIVPSTKNPAQLFCKLTLRHINRIPAHVLRHVQGRRYQKALRRYEECEKEGTKYVPACLLRKPRAAREDPPAGIHRQSDRKGSWEHPSSSESSGTDDSMSDLYPPELFPQKNPAAKGRSSDREVAEPAADKSVAGGERGDPMEVDLQAGTKRAKRQAGPRKKKFKS; encoded by the coding sequence ATGTGCGAGGCGGCGCGCGAGGGTCCGGCAGACGCCGTGCGGCGCTTCTTGCGGGAGCATCCCGCGCTGCGCCTCCTGCCTGCGGGGGACAGAGTCCGCTGCGCCCTGACCGGCCACGAGCTGCCCTGCCGGCTGCCGGAGCTCCAGGCCTACACGAATGGCAAGAAGTACTCTCGGCTGGTCCGGGCGGCCGGGGCGCTGGACTACGGCGAGTACGGGCCGCACATCGTGCCCAGCACCAAAAACCCCGCGCAGCTCTTCTGCAAGCTCACCCTCCGCCACATCAACAGGATCCCGGCGCACGTCCTGCGCCACGTGCAAGGCCGGCGCTATCAGAAGGCGCTGAGACGGTACGAAGAATGCGAGAAGGAGGGCACGAAGTACGTCCCCGCCTGCTTGCTCCGGAAGCCCCGTGCCGCCCGGGAGGATCCACCGGCAGGGATCCACCGGCAGTCCGATCGGAAGGGATCCTGGGAGCACCCGTCCAGCAGCGAGAGCAGCGGAACGGACGACAGCATGAGCGACTTGTACCCGCCTGAGCTTTTCCCGCAGAAAAACCCAGCAGCCAAGGGAAGGAGCAGCGACCGAGAGGTGGCAGAGCCAGCGGCGGATAAAAGTGtcgcggggggagagagaggggatcCCATGGAGGTGGATTTGCAAGCAGGCACCAAAAGGGCAAAGAGACAAGCAGGCCCCCGCAAGAAGAAGTTCAAAAGTTGA
- the LOC114592176 gene encoding uncharacterized protein LOC114592176 — protein MEPHAMLLRGAEQNLSWSPNLGDEASESQQGNCLAEEEDNLIDHQGRYEELEDRIFQQGLPEDQHGKGPLGCVKVLRETSDLLAHGIIQANRALFKCPDCGQNFNNKSVLIKHQRIHTGEKPFTCSVCGKGFRQHSHLVNHERIHTGEKPYGCPSCGKSFGDPSHLIRHKRTHMRERPYKCLVCGKSFCTGNELLMHERIHTSEKPCQCAACGQSFARMSVLISHQRMHTGEKPHKCSECEKCFQYNSQLAKHQRIHTGEKPYECSECGKCFRQHSQLVNHQGIHTGEKPYKCPECGKCFRQQSQLVKHQRIHTGEKPYKCAECGKCFRQHSQLGSHQRIHTGERPYACSDCGRAFSDPSHLNRHKRTHTGEKPCECSVCGKNFSTSAYLTTHMRIHTGEKPYQCSECGKSFNHNSGLLAHERIHRGEKPYKCPECGQSFSSRSVLIKHQRIHTGEKPFKCSICGKDFRQHSQLMNHERTHTGEKPFSCPDCGKSFGDPSHLIRHKRTHTRDRPYKCLACGKSFCTGNELLVHERTHTSDRPCRCSECGKCFRRRSALISHQRIHTGEKPYKCSECGKCFRERSPLVKHQRIHTGEKPYTCLECGKCFRQLSQLVNHRRIHTGERPFVCPECGRNFSDPSHLFRHKKIHLARETL, from the coding sequence ATGGAACCACATGCGATGCTACTGAGAGGAGCGGAACAGAATTTATCTTGGAGCCCCAATCTGGGAGATGAAGCCTCTGAGAGCCAGCAGGGAAACTGCCTAGCAGAAGAGGAGGACAACTTGATTGATCACCAGGGCAGGTACGAGGAACTGGAGGACAGAATATTCCAGCAGGGTCTCCCCGAGGATCAGCACGGAAAAGGACCCCTTGGGTGTGTAAAAGTCTTGCGGGAGACGTCTGATCTTCTGGCACATGGAATAATCCAAGCCAACAGGGCTCTGTTCAAATGCCCAGATTGTGGCCAAAACTTTAACAATAAATCGGTCCTCATTAAACATCAgaggatccacacgggagagaagcctttCACATGCTCCGTTTGTGGGAAGGGCTTCCGCCAACACTCTCACCTTGTTAACCACGAGAGAATCCACACCGGAGAGAAACCGTACGGCTGCCCCAGCTGCGGGAAAAGCTTTGGTGACCCCTCGCACCTCATCAGGCACAAGAGGACCCACATGAGAGAGAGGCCGTACAAGTGCTTGGTGTGTGGGAAGAGTTTCTGCACAGGCAACGAGCTTCTCATGCATGAGAGAATCCACACGAGCGAGAAACCGTGCCAGTGCGCCGCCTGTGGGCAAAGCTTCGCCAGGATGTCGGTCCTCATTAGCCACCAGAGGatgcatacaggggagaagccgcaCAAATGCTCTGAGTGCGAGAAGTGCTTCCAATACAATTCGCAGCTCGCAaaacatcagagaatccacacaggagagaagccctACGAATGCTCCGAGTGCGGGAAGTGCTTCCGGCAGCATTCCCAGCTCGTGAACCACCAGGgcatccacacgggcgagaaaccTTACAAATGCCCCGAGTGCGGGAAGTGCTTCCGGCAGCAGTCGCAACTTGTGAaacaccagagaatccacacgggagagaagccctacaagtgcgcGGAGTGCGGAAAATGCTTCCGGCAGCACTCTCAGCTCGGGAgccaccagagaatccacacaggggagaggcCATATGCGTGTTCGGATTGTGGGAGGGCCTTCAGCGACCCGTCTCACCTCAACAGACACAAAAGAACCCATACTGGAGAGAAACCTTGTGAGTGCTCTGTTTGCGGGAAGAACTTTAGCACCAGTGCCTATCTTACGACTCACAtgagaatccacacaggagagaaaccgtatcagtgctcagagtgtgggaaaagcttcaaccaCAATTCAGGTCTCCTTGCCCATGAAAGAATCCACAGGGGAGAGAAGCCATATAAGTGCCCGGAATGTGGCCAAAGCTTTAGCAGCAGATCAGTCCTCATtaaacatcagagaatccacacgggagagaaaccttTCAAATGCTCCATTTGCGGGAAGGACTTCCGCCAGCACTCGCAGCTCATGAACCATGAGAGaacccacacgggggagaaaccctttagCTGCCCCGACTGCGGGAAAAGCTTCGGAGACCCCTCGCACCTGATCAGGCACAAGAGGACCCACACACGAGACAGGCCGTACAAATGCCTGGCCTGTGGGAAGAGCTTCTGCACAGGGAATGAGCTACTCGTGCACGAAAGGACCCACACGAGCGACAGGCCGTGTCGGTGCTCGGAATGCGGGAAGTGCTTCCGAAGGAGGTCAGCCCTTATCAGtcaccagagaatccacacaggagagaagccgTACAAATGCTCCGAGTGCGGGAAGTGCTTCCGAGAGCGCTCCCCGCTTGTGAaacaccagagaatccacacaggggagaaaccgtacacGTGTTTGGAGTGTGGGAAGTGCTTCCGTCAGCTCTCGCAGCTTGTGAACCACCGgagaatccacacgggggagaggCCGTTCGTGTGTCCCGAATGTGGCCGGAACTTCAGCGACCCCTCGCACCTCTTCAGGCACAAGAAAATCCACCTAGCACGAGAAACCTTGTAA